One genomic window of Denticeps clupeoides chromosome 14, fDenClu1.1, whole genome shotgun sequence includes the following:
- the lamp5 gene encoding lysosome-associated membrane glycoprotein 5, with protein MQVRTVLCLLSALARVSVSEQEGENLSGLSPNPEKDIFVVRENGTTCLMAEFAVRFLIPYDVLALNRIDLITEQATLSLPRGAEVTGRCASAEAELQATWQNGAYTLRIFFVKETRSVEKKDGRQQEAELWKISKVQLVYDTSETTHFINAYNPGKHTASSHRLSAFATPAGRSYVCAATQTLTLISSDHQKGVTVSVSETRLQPFDITSDFVFSEAYKCITDQREQLEETLPLILGLILGLIIVTTLTIYHFHLKLTAQQPQLPRDRSLYKNM; from the exons ATGCAGGTCCGAACCGTCCTCTGCCTTCTGA GCGCGCTGGCGCGGGTCTCCGTGTCCGAGCAGGAGGGGGAGAACCTGTCGGGTCTGTCCCCGAACCCGGAGAAGGACATCTTCGTGGTCCGGGAGAACGGGACGACCTGCCTGATGGCGGAATTCGCGGTCAGATTCCTGATTCCGTACGACGTGCTCGCGCTCAACAGGATAGAC TTGATTACGGAACAGGCGACCCTCTCCCTGCCCCGTGGGGCCGAGGTCACCGGACGGTGTGCGAGCGCCGAGGCCGAGCTGCAGGCCACGTGGCAGAACGGCGCGTACACCCTCCGCATCTTCTTCGTCAAG GAGACGCGCAGCGTGGAGAAGAAGGACGGGCGGCAGCAGGAGGCCGAGCTGTGGAAGATCAGCAAAGTTCAGCTGGTGTACGACACGTCGGAGACGACGCACTTCATCAACGCCTACAAcc CCGGGAAGCACACGGCCAGCTCCCACCGCCTCTCTGCCTTCGCCACGCCCGCCGGCCGCTCGTACGTCTGCGCGGCCACCCAGACCCTCACGCTCATCTCCAGCGACCACCAGAAGGGCGTCACCGTCTCCGTCTCCGAGACCCGGCTCCAGCCCTTCGACATCACCAGCGACTTCGTGTTCAGCGAAG CGTACAAATGCATCACCGACCAGagggagcagctggaggagaccCTCCCACTCATCCTGGGCCTAATTCTGGGGCTGATTATCGTCACCACCCTCACCATCTACCACTTCCACCTCAAGCTGACTGCGCAGCAACCTCAGCTCCCCAGGGACCGGTCCCTCTACAAAAACATGTGA
- the LOC114763587 gene encoding ankyrin repeat domain-containing protein 63-like — protein MLKRPDAAQILLDAMSKDKAHLARFVLDALDGKIVDARAEGARTPLISAVFLPDARSRSKFMDLLLRRGAGVDRRDAQGRTALSHACERGHLDAVEVLVRNNADPERADAWGNTSLMYAAAAGHVPVVEFLVRAFKRLGLQIDRQNKVGNSAAKVAQHLGHGGCLSALTGGSRTVHGVRAVAHTDSDGPRGLVSSGVLTPQARPAKPGGGGTDPRVSPGGPLGILLTPIAGDGGPDDRVHQKRRSLPSSSVLGPTSPELPSALALLRRFTFPEFRRSSAAVPRSETPPPDAGHPPLGGKPSVGSVSAVECEFDSRFKAAAGNAPF, from the coding sequence ATGCTGAAACGTCCGGACGCCGCGCAGATCCTCCTGGACGCCATGTCGAAGGACAAGGCCCACCTGGCCCGGTTCGTCCTGGACGCGCTGGACGGCAAGATCGTGGACGCGCGCGCGGAGGGCGCGCGCACGCCGCTCATCTCCGCCGTGTTCCTGCCCGACGCGCGCTCGAGGTCGAAGTTCATGGACCTGCTGCTGCGGCGCGGCGCCGGCGTGGACCGCCGGGACGCGCAGGGGCGCACGGCGCTGAGCCACGCGTGCGAGCGGGGCCACCTGGACGCGGTGGAGGTCCTGGTGCGGAACAACGCCGACCCGGAGCGGGCGGACGCGTGGGGCAACACCTCCCTCATGTACGCGGCCGCGGCGGGACACGTCCCGGTCGTGGAGTTCCTGGTGCGCGCCTTCAAGCGCCTGGGGCTCCAGATCGACCGTCAGAACAAGGTCGGAAACTCCGCCGCGAAGGTGGCCCAGCACCTCGGCCACGGGGGCTGCCTGTCCGCGCTGACCGGCGGGTCCAGGACGGTCCACGGGGTCCGAGCGGTGGCGCACACGGACAGCGACGGCCCACGAGGCCTCGTCTCCTCCGGCGTGCTCACCCCCCAGGCCCGGCCCGCGAAGCCAGGAGGCGGAGGGACGGACCCCCGGGTGTCGCCAGGAGGGCCGCTCGGCATCCTGCTGACCCCCATAGCTGGGGACGGGGGTCCCGACGACCGCGTCCACCAGAAGAGGCGCAGCCTGCCCAGCAGCAGCGTCCTCGGCCCGACCTCCCCGGAGCTCCCGTCCGCCCTGGCGCTGCTGAGGCGCTTCACCTTCCCCGAGTTCAGGAGGAGCTCCGCGGCGGTGCCGAGGTCCGAGACGCCCCCGCCGGACGCCGGCCACCCCCCTCTGGGCGGCAAGCCGAGCGTGGGCAGCGTCAGCGCGGTCGAGTGCGAGTTTGACTCGCGGTTTAAAGCGGCCGCCGGGAACGCCCCCTTCTGA